The following are from one region of the Apostichopus japonicus isolate 1M-3 chromosome 17, ASM3797524v1, whole genome shotgun sequence genome:
- the LOC139984627 gene encoding uncharacterized protein isoform X2 gives MKGRSRHCLYVLPVSVPAIHSVEQQVATRESTSRHLAQVREMRHRAISNLVEPENGFKIKCRLPSGDILQRKFTKEDPVSYLVNWIGSSQDATENFTINIIIRIANFASNTLP, from the exons ATGAAAGGTAGAAGCAGACATTGTTTGTATGTTCTGCCAGTATCTGTACCCGCCATACATTCAGTA GAACAACAGGTAGCTACACGTGAATCCACATCACGTCATCTTGCACAG GTCAGAGAAATGCGCCACCGTGCAATATCTAACTTAGTGGAACCTGAGAATGGGTTCAAAATCAAGTGCCGTCTCCCTAGTGGTGATATCCTACAAAGAAAATTCACAAAAGAGGATCCTGTGTCC tACTTggtcaactggattggatcatcGCAAGATGCTACAGAAAATTTCACCATCAATATAATAATACGGATAGCAAATTTTGCATCCAACACCCTACCTTGA
- the LOC139984627 gene encoding uncharacterized protein isoform X1: MKGRSRHCLYVLPVSVPAIHSVTTCQVCSRTLNGADCLMCQQDEEFNESLAANRNQEQQVATRESTSRHLAQVREMRHRAISNLVEPENGFKIKCRLPSGDILQRKFTKEDPVSYLVNWIGSSQDATENFTINIIIRIANFASNTLP; encoded by the exons ATGAAAGGTAGAAGCAGACATTGTTTGTATGTTCTGCCAGTATCTGTACCCGCCATACATTCAGTA ACCACTTGTCAGGTATGTTCAAGGACCCTCAATGGAGCAGATTGTTTGATGTGCCAGCAAGATGAGGAATTTAATGAGTCCCTTGCTGCCAACAGAAACCAG GAACAACAGGTAGCTACACGTGAATCCACATCACGTCATCTTGCACAG GTCAGAGAAATGCGCCACCGTGCAATATCTAACTTAGTGGAACCTGAGAATGGGTTCAAAATCAAGTGCCGTCTCCCTAGTGGTGATATCCTACAAAGAAAATTCACAAAAGAGGATCCTGTGTCC tACTTggtcaactggattggatcatcGCAAGATGCTACAGAAAATTTCACCATCAATATAATAATACGGATAGCAAATTTTGCATCCAACACCCTACCTTGA